A segment of the Leptotrichia massiliensis genome:
GACATCTTCACCAAATATCTCCTTAATTTTCCTGATTTGATACAAATGTCCGTTATGAAACGGATTATATTCAGCCACAATTCCTATTTTCAACAATTTTCTCTCCTAAAAACTTTTCTTACGTTATATATATTATACCATATAATAATCTGATTTTTGTAAAAATGCATTGACTTTTTTTAAAAATATGCTATACTCTAAAAAATGAAACGTTTCATTTTTCTGAAATGAAAGTTGAAATAAATTTTTAGGAGGATTTGTTATGGCAGATAAAAATTATGAAAAAACTGCAAAAGAAATATTAGATGCAATTGGTGGAAAAGAAAATGTTGTAAGTGGTGCTCACTGTGCCACTAGACTTAGACTTGTACTGAAAGACGATTCAAAAATAAATAAAGCTAAACTTGATAATATTGAAATGGTAAAAGGTTCATTCAACAATGCAGGGCAATTCCAGATAATACTTGGAACAGGAATAGTAAATGAAGTATTTAAATTTTTTAGTTAAACTGCTGAATTATCCGCTATTGGAAAAGAAGAGTTAAAAGATATCGCCGCTAAAAAAGGTAATGTGCTTCAACGTATGCTAAAATCCCTTGCCGATGTATTTGTTCCAATTTTGCCGGCTCTAGTTGCTTCAGGATTATTAATGGGAATAAATAATGTACTGACATCAAAAGGACTTTTTGTTCCTGGAAAAACATTGATTGAAGTATTTCCTCAATTTACAGATTTGGCAAATATGATTAATTTATTTTCAAATGCGGCTTTTGTTTTCCTGCCAGTGTTAATAGGATTTCATGCAGCTAAAAACTTCGGTGGTACACCTGTATTAGGTGCTGTAATAGGTGCTATAATGATCCATCCTGATTTATTAAATGGTTATGGTTATGGGGAAGCTCTTGCAAAACATGCAATTCCATACTGGAATATCTTTGGATTAAACATTGCACAGGTTGGATATCAGGGAACAGTTTTACCGGTAATAGCCTCTTCATTCATTTTAGCGAAAATTGAAACTTTTACAAGAAAACATGTTCCTGCAATACTTGATATGATAATAACTCCTTTAGTTTCAGTTCTTTTAACTGCATTTATAACTTTTACTGTAATCGGACCAATTATGAGAGTAATCGGGGATGGAATGACTAATGGAGTATTATGGCTGTTTTTTGACTTAGGTCCTCTTGGTGGTGCAATTTACGGAGTAGTCTATCCATTGCTTGTAATAACAGGAATGCATCACAGTATGGCTGCTGCTGAAATGCAGATACTGGCTAATATTTCAAAACTTGAAGGTTCACCTACATTTGCAGTTGTATCAGCTTCCAATGTTGCTCAAGGTGCCGCCGCTTTAGCTTGTTTCTTCTTTATGAAAAAAGATAAAAAAATCCAAAGTGTTGCTTCAGCTGCTGGAATATCTGCACTTCTCGGAATTACAGAGCCTGCTGTATTTGGGGTAAATTTAAATCTTAAATTTCCATTTTTAGCAGCATTAATCGGTTCAGCTGTAGGCTCAGGATATGCAGTATGGATGAAAGTTCTTTCAGTTTCTCAAGGTCCTGCAGGTATTCCTGGTGTAATTGTAATGCGTCCTCAGTCAATGTTACAATTTTTGGTATCAATTACAATTTCATTCACTGTAACGTTTATTGTAACATATCTATTTATAAAAATTTTCAGTAAAAAGGAGGGGACAAACAATGGAGTGGCCTAGAGAAAAAAGATACGAACGTTTAGAAAATTTACCGGGAGAAGAGTACAGTAAATTAAAAGAAAAAGTAAAAAATTCTCCATACAGACAAAAATTTCATGTTCAACCTGATACAGGATTATTAAATGACCCAAATGGATTCAGTTATTTTAATGGAAAATATCATTTATTTTATCAATGGTTTCCATTGGGTCCGGTACATGGTGTTAAATACTGGTATCATCTCTCTTCAAAAGATTTAGTAACTTTTACAGATGAAGGGATTGCAATGAAGCCGGATACTGTTTATGATAGCCATGGTGTTTTTTCGGGAACTGCTCTTCCGTCAAAAGATAAACTGTTTTTATTCTATACAGGGAATACAAGAGACGAGAACTGGATCAGAAACTCTTATCAATGTATTGCAGCAATGGATAGGGAAGGAAAAATCACAAAAAATGATAAACCGTTTATAAATAAAGTTCCAGATGGATATACAGACAACTTCAGGGATCCAAAAGTTTTTATAAAAAATGGAAAATATTATTGCTTAGTAGGAGCTGAAACAGATGACAATAAGGGAGCTATAGTTTATTACAGTTCAAATGATTTGAAGGGATGGGAGTTTCGTGGAAATTTAAAGACTGATTTCAGTGAAAATAGTGGATTTATGTGGGAATGTCCTGATTATTTTGAATTTGAGGATAAAGCTGTTTTAATGTTTTCTCCACAAGGAATGGAAGCTGTAGGAGAAAAATATAATAATATTTTTCAGTCAGGATATTTAATTGGAGAAAAAATTGATT
Coding sequences within it:
- a CDS encoding glucose PTS transporter subunit EIIB, which encodes MADKNYEKTAKEILDAIGGKENVVSGAHCATRLRLVLKDDSKINKAKLDNIEMVKGSFNNAGQFQIILGTGIVNEVFKFFS
- a CDS encoding PTS transporter subunit EIIC encodes the protein MLKSLADVFVPILPALVASGLLMGINNVLTSKGLFVPGKTLIEVFPQFTDLANMINLFSNAAFVFLPVLIGFHAAKNFGGTPVLGAVIGAIMIHPDLLNGYGYGEALAKHAIPYWNIFGLNIAQVGYQGTVLPVIASSFILAKIETFTRKHVPAILDMIITPLVSVLLTAFITFTVIGPIMRVIGDGMTNGVLWLFFDLGPLGGAIYGVVYPLLVITGMHHSMAAAEMQILANISKLEGSPTFAVVSASNVAQGAAALACFFFMKKDKKIQSVASAAGISALLGITEPAVFGVNLNLKFPFLAALIGSAVGSGYAVWMKVLSVSQGPAGIPGVIVMRPQSMLQFLVSITISFTVTFIVTYLFIKIFSKKEGTNNGVA
- a CDS encoding glycoside hydrolase family 32 protein, with the translated sequence MEWPREKRYERLENLPGEEYSKLKEKVKNSPYRQKFHVQPDTGLLNDPNGFSYFNGKYHLFYQWFPLGPVHGVKYWYHLSSKDLVTFTDEGIAMKPDTVYDSHGVFSGTALPSKDKLFLFYTGNTRDENWIRNSYQCIAAMDREGKITKNDKPFINKVPDGYTDNFRDPKVFIKNGKYYCLVGAETDDNKGAIVYYSSNDLKGWEFRGNLKTDFSENSGFMWECPDYFEFEDKAVLMFSPQGMEAVGEKYNNIFQSGYLIGEKIDFEKGEFKHQEFKEFDRGFEFYAPQTMEDNKGRRILIGWFGLPGTDSVTDKYDWAHCLTIPRVLELKNNILYQKPLPELVKLRKSEEEFSFKLNNNPVNLKNEKRTYELDVNFENIKAEKVGIKFKVGNNEETVFFYDLKNNELVFDRTRSGELTENFEGGDIRKSKFKEKNLKLHLFLDESSAEIFVNDGLEVFSSRLYNNIENNEIFFFTDGEADIDGKLWEI